Below is a genomic region from Citrobacter europaeus.
CAGATGAACCTCCGGTAGCAACGGGGGATCTGCAGGCGCGCGTTGAGGCGCTGGAGTCAGAAGTTGCGGAGCTCAAACAGCGGCTTGATTCCTTACTGGCGCATTTGGGAGACTAACGTGAATAAATTACGCATCGGCGTTGTCGGCCTCGGTGGGATTGCACAAAAGGCCTGGCTACCCGTGCTGGGCGCTAGTGCCGACTGGACGCTGCAAGGGGCATTTTCACCTTCGCGGGAAAAAGCGCTGCGTATCTGTGATACCTGGCGGATCCCCTACGTTGATTCTCTGGTGAATCTGGCGCAAACCTGCGATGCGGTTTTCGTTCATTCCAGTACCGCGACGCACTATGCGGTAGTAAGTGAACTGCTAAACGCCGGGGTGCATGTGTGTGTGGATAAACCGCTGGCGGAAAATTTGCGCGAGGCAGAGCAATTAGTGGAGTTGGCCGCGCGGAAAAAGCTGACGCTGATGGTCGGGTTTAACCGTCGATTTGCGCCGCTTTATCAGGATCTCAAAGCTCAGTTGGCTAATGCGGCGTCTGTCCGTATGGATAAGCACCGTACGAACAGCGTCGGGCCGCACGATCTGCGCTTCACTCTGCTGGACGATTATCTGCACGTAGTCGATACCGCATTGTGGCTGGCGGGAGGAAAGGCGCAGTTAAACAACGGCACGCTGTTAACCAATGAATCCGGTGCGATGCTTTATGCTGAACACCATTTTTCTGCCGGTCAAATGCAGATAACGACCAGTATGCATCGCCGCGCTGGTAGTCAGCGTGAGTGTGTGCAGGCGGTGACGGACGGCGGCCTGATAGACGTAACTGATATGCGGGAATGGCAGGAAGAGCGTGGGCAAGGCGTGGTGCACAAACCGATAGCAGGCTGGCAAACCACTCTGGAACAGCGGGGTTTTGCCGGATGCGCACGTCATTTTATTGAGTGCGTGCAAAATCAGACGGTTCCCCAGACGGCAGGCGAGCAGGCGCTACTGGCCCAGCGCGTTGTCGAAACGCTGTGGCGGGAGGCAATGGCTGAATAACCCCCTGTAACATCTGGCGGTAGTAATTCATTGTAATCCAGGTACTATATGCCAACTCAAAAATAACACCTCTTTTCAACCATAGGCTGGTTTGTTGGCCTGGTAAGATGCTGCGGCGTCGCCATCAGGCACAGCAAAAGTGTCGGATAGCGGCGAGCATGCCTTATCTGACCTACGGGCAGGTTTGTCGGGGTTTTGCCTCAGAGTCTGGAATACAACATAGATGAATTTATTAAAGTCGCTGGCAGCCGTCAGCTCGATGACGATGTTTTCACGTGTGCTGGGTTTTGCGCGTGATGCGATTGTCGCCAGAATCTTTGGCGCAGGGATGGCGACAGATGCCTTTTTTGTGGCATTCAAACTTCCTAACCTGCTGCGCCGAATCTTTGCTGAGGGCGCTTTTTCGCAGGCGTTTGTGCCTATCCTGGCTGAGTACAAAAGTAAGCAAGGTGAAGATGCGACCCGCGTGTTTGTCGCTTACGTTTCCGGGCTGTTGACCCTGGCGCTGGCCGTGGTGACGGTCGCCGGGATGCTGGCTGCCCCGTGGGTGATTTTAGTCACCGCGCCTGGGTTTGCCGACACCGCCGACAAATTTGCGCTGACTACTCAACTGCTACGCATAACCTTTCCGTATATTCTGCTGATCTCACTGGCTTCGCTGGTTGGTGCGATCCTTAACACCTGGAACCGCTTTTCTATTCCGGCGTTTGCGCCGACTTTTCTGAATATCAGCATGATCGGTTTCGCGCTGTTTGCAGCACCTTATTTTCATCCTCCGGTGCTGGCGCTGGCGTGGGCCGTTACGGTTGGCGGTGTGCTACAGCTGATTTACCAGCTGCCGCATCTGAAAAAAATTGGCATGCTGGTGCTGCCGCGGGTGAACTTCCGCGATGCGGGTGCGATGCGCGTCGTCAAGCAAATGGGCCCGGCGATCCTTGGGGTTTCCGTCAGCCAGATTTCACTGATCATCAATACGATTTTTGCCTCGTTTCTGGCCTCTGGCTCGGTTTCATGGATGTACTATGCCGACCGTCTGATGGAGTTTCCGTCCGGCGTACTTGGCGTAGCGCTGGGGACTATCCTGCTGCCATCGTTGTCCAAAAGCTTTTCCAGCGGGAATCATGATGAGTACTGCCGTCTAATGGACTGGGGGCTGCGTTTATGTTTCCTGCTGGCATTACCGAGTGCCGTCGCATTAGGGATTCTGGCCAAACCGTTGACGGTGTCTCTGTTCCAGTACGGGAAATTTACTGCCTTTGACGCCGCCATGACTCAACGCGCGCTGGTGGCGTACTCGGTCGGTTTGATTGGCTTGATCGTGGTGAAAGTGTTGGCCCCAGGTTTTTATTCGCGCCAGGATATTAAAACGCCGGTCAAGATTGCCATTGTCACGCTGATTATGACCCAGGTAATGAACCTGGCGTTTATCGGACCGCTGAAACATGCCGGGTTGTCGCTGTCGATTGGTCTGGCGGCGTGTCTGAACGCTTCACTACTGTACTGGCAGTTGCGTAAGCAGAAAATCTTCACCCCGCAACCGGGCTGGGCCTGGTTCCTGACGCGACTGGTGATTTCTGTACTGGTGATGTCGGCGGCGCTGGTCGGGATGCTATACATTATGCCGGACTGGTCGCAGGGAACGATGTTGTGGCGCCTGCTGCGTCTGATGGCTGTCGTAGTGGCAGGTATTGCCGCTTACTTTGCCGCGCTCGCCGTTCTGGGCTTTAAAGTGAAAGAGTTTGTGCGCCGGACGGCGTAACAGATCAATGCCGGATGGCGGCTTAACGCCGTATCCGGCCTACAAAACGCGTAGGCCTGATAAGCAAAGTGTTATCAGGCTTGCATCAGATAGAGAATTTTTTCCCGCCGCGGTGCGCAGCAGAGGTTTGACCGTTTGCGCCATACAGCGCCGGTTCCTGGTGCGGTTTCAGCACTTGTATTGCTTGTTGATTGCGCTCGATCTGTCCTTCCAGCAGCCAGCCATTGTGCTGATTGAGGTCGCGTAGGTGCTGTGTTTTCATGGTGATGGTTTGCCAACGCTCGGCAATTTCATCATTAGCGCTGCGCGTGGCATCATGCTCCAGACGGCGCTGCTGCTCCAGATAATCAAGGGTTGCCAGCAAAGAGCTTTTTTCTTCTGTAATACGCTGAAGCAGGCTGCCGTTGATATATCCTGCGGAAAGTTGCTGCTGTTCAGCATCCATTACCGTTTTCAGGTCATTGAGGACGGTCGTCATCTGGTCAAGTATTTCTGACAAACGAGTCATACTTTATTTACTCTGTAAGTAGCTCTGCGCCTCGCGGATCAGCGAGTCGGCAATTTTTCCAGTGTCCATCTTCAGCTCACCGTTACGGATCGCGGTTTTCAGTGCTTCGACGCGTTCCATATTGATGTCATTGGTGCCGGGCTGCATCAGTTTAGCCTGGGCGTCGCTCAGCATGACGCTGGTGCTGGTGGTGGCGGTGGTTTTTTCCTTCCGCGCTTTTTGTACCGGCGCATCGCTGGTTTCACGTGGCTGAACGGTACTTACTGGTTTCAATGGTGAGGTACGATCAATGCTCATTTTGTTTTTCCTCATCGAGGGGTTACGCTATAGCGGCCCGCTGTAATCATTGGTTGTTTATCTATCGGCACACGCTAAAAAATCTTTAACCTATTATAGGTTAATCAGAATATTCCCATCAGAATCGACGATGCCGCTCACCACCTGGCCTGAAACCATCCGCACTCGCGCATTCTGTGCAACGGCGGCATTGTTCAGCGCTTTGCCTTCGGCATTCACCCGAAAACCCTCTCCGTTGGCGATAACCAGTACGCGCTGACCGGCCTTGATCCGCCAGGCCTGGCGCAACATTGAAAGCTGTATCGGTTGACCTGGCACCAGATCGCGCAGGCTTACGGCATCCTGTACTTGACTCATATCCAGCACCGCGCGCGGTGGTAGTTGGTCCAGTCGACCTCGTTTTAACGTTACGCTGGCCTGAGTCAGGGCGCTACCCCGGGCTACGGGCGCGGCGGCTACCACGTAGTTTCCTGTGGCCTGCACGTTCACCTGCAGATAACGTTTTTCGTTGGCGCATCGCGCCAGCACGTTCACATTGCCCCACAGTTTTGCACTGCCGGACACGCTTAATGCGGGTTGCTCGCAGCTCGGCAGTAAGTTTGGTGACGTTCGGATAGTGACCATCACCTCATCGCTAAATCCGGCCAGACGCTGGGAGAACCATGCTGTTAGCTGAGAATTCAGGTCTTGCGCCAGCGTCATAGGGCTGAACAGCAGTGCTGCAACGACTATTCCACGTTTAAACGTTTGCATCAAAACCTCGTGCTTTTTCAGGTAGTGGCAGGATTTTACCTGTGTGACGCAGTCATCAACGCAACAAATAGCGACGCATTTTGCGTTTATTCCGGCGATAACGCGCGCGTAATGGGATTTAAGCTGTCGGCTGAATTTTGTCATTTGCGGAGGAGATATGCTCGATAAGCTCGACGCCGCCTTACGTTTTCAACAGGAAGCGCTGAATTTGCGCGCCCAACGCCAGGAAGTATTGGCGGCCAACATAGCCAATGCCGACACGCCGGGGTATCAGGCGCGTGACCTGGATTTCGCCAGTGAATTGAAAAAAGTCATGGTGCGAGGACGGGAAGAAACCGGCGGTGTCTCGTTGACGCTGACCTCTGCACAACACATTCCGGCCCAGACCGTTTCCGCTCCTTCTACGGAGCTGCTCTACCGTATTCCTGACCAGCCGTCTCTCGATGGTAACACGGTGGATATGGACCGGGAGCGTACGCAATTTGCCGACAACAGCCTCAAATATCAAATGGGGCTAACCGCGCTGGGTGGACAAATCAAAGGCATGATGAACGTGCTGCAAGGAGGGAACTAATTCGTGGCGCTGTTAAATATTTTTGATATCGCAGGCTCTGCGCTGACGGCTCAGTCTAAGCGTCTGAACGTGGCGGCCAGCAACATGGCGAATGCGGATAGCGTCACCGGACCCGACGGTCAACCGTATCGTGCGAAGCAGGTTGTTTTTCAGGTTGATGCCGCGCCAGGCGCAGCAACCGGCGGCGTGAAAGTTGCTGATGTCATTGAAAGCCAGGCGCCGGATAAGCTGGTTTATGAGCCGGGTAATCCGCTGGCCGATGCGAATGGTTACGTAAAAATGCCGAATGTGGACGTCGTCGGCGAAATGGTCAACACCATGTCAGCCTCGCGTAGCTACCAGGCAAACGTCGAAGTGCTCAACACCGTGAAAAGCTTGATGCTCAAAACGCTGA
It encodes:
- the flgN gene encoding flagella biosynthesis chaperone FlgN, which produces MTRLSEILDQMTTVLNDLKTVMDAEQQQLSAGYINGSLLQRITEEKSSLLATLDYLEQQRRLEHDATRSANDEIAERWQTITMKTQHLRDLNQHNGWLLEGQIERNQQAIQVLKPHQEPALYGANGQTSAAHRGGKKFSI
- the flgA gene encoding flagellar basal body P-ring formation protein FlgA, with product MQTFKRGIVVAALLFSPMTLAQDLNSQLTAWFSQRLAGFSDEVMVTIRTSPNLLPSCEQPALSVSGSAKLWGNVNVLARCANEKRYLQVNVQATGNYVVAAAPVARGSALTQASVTLKRGRLDQLPPRAVLDMSQVQDAVSLRDLVPGQPIQLSMLRQAWRIKAGQRVLVIANGEGFRVNAEGKALNNAAVAQNARVRMVSGQVVSGIVDSDGNILINL
- the flgC gene encoding flagellar basal body rod protein FlgC, which codes for MALLNIFDIAGSALTAQSKRLNVAASNMANADSVTGPDGQPYRAKQVVFQVDAAPGAATGGVKVADVIESQAPDKLVYEPGNPLADANGYVKMPNVDVVGEMVNTMSASRSYQANVEVLNTVKSLMLKTLTLGQ
- the murJ gene encoding murein biosynthesis integral membrane protein MurJ encodes the protein MNLLKSLAAVSSMTMFSRVLGFARDAIVARIFGAGMATDAFFVAFKLPNLLRRIFAEGAFSQAFVPILAEYKSKQGEDATRVFVAYVSGLLTLALAVVTVAGMLAAPWVILVTAPGFADTADKFALTTQLLRITFPYILLISLASLVGAILNTWNRFSIPAFAPTFLNISMIGFALFAAPYFHPPVLALAWAVTVGGVLQLIYQLPHLKKIGMLVLPRVNFRDAGAMRVVKQMGPAILGVSVSQISLIINTIFASFLASGSVSWMYYADRLMEFPSGVLGVALGTILLPSLSKSFSSGNHDEYCRLMDWGLRLCFLLALPSAVALGILAKPLTVSLFQYGKFTAFDAAMTQRALVAYSVGLIGLIVVKVLAPGFYSRQDIKTPVKIAIVTLIMTQVMNLAFIGPLKHAGLSLSIGLAACLNASLLYWQLRKQKIFTPQPGWAWFLTRLVISVLVMSAALVGMLYIMPDWSQGTMLWRLLRLMAVVVAGIAAYFAALAVLGFKVKEFVRRTA
- the flgM gene encoding anti-sigma-28 factor FlgM → MSIDRTSPLKPVSTVQPRETSDAPVQKARKEKTTATTSTSVMLSDAQAKLMQPGTNDINMERVEALKTAIRNGELKMDTGKIADSLIREAQSYLQSK
- a CDS encoding Gfo/Idh/MocA family oxidoreductase, whose product is MNKLRIGVVGLGGIAQKAWLPVLGASADWTLQGAFSPSREKALRICDTWRIPYVDSLVNLAQTCDAVFVHSSTATHYAVVSELLNAGVHVCVDKPLAENLREAEQLVELAARKKLTLMVGFNRRFAPLYQDLKAQLANAASVRMDKHRTNSVGPHDLRFTLLDDYLHVVDTALWLAGGKAQLNNGTLLTNESGAMLYAEHHFSAGQMQITTSMHRRAGSQRECVQAVTDGGLIDVTDMREWQEERGQGVVHKPIAGWQTTLEQRGFAGCARHFIECVQNQTVPQTAGEQALLAQRVVETLWREAMAE
- the flgB gene encoding flagellar basal body rod protein FlgB; translated protein: MLDKLDAALRFQQEALNLRAQRQEVLAANIANADTPGYQARDLDFASELKKVMVRGREETGGVSLTLTSAQHIPAQTVSAPSTELLYRIPDQPSLDGNTVDMDRERTQFADNSLKYQMGLTALGGQIKGMMNVLQGGN